The Impatiens glandulifera chromosome 8, dImpGla2.1, whole genome shotgun sequence genome includes a window with the following:
- the LOC124912878 gene encoding uncharacterized protein LOC124912878, whose translation MAKAITHADLTPSPHGVELGSKTGAFLMIFSILLSLSCFILCLIAEANRSEMTWVSTLDEKIHECKYTGSGKTTLITAGGAFVELAIAVSIQHGYLMAALSKSTSIDSASAWDPISTSAKSLTWQACFFFVSTWISFIVGEILLLIGISIESDHVKNWTGPRLRCLTVRPGLFATAGIFGLTTVFLAVGLYITALRALTFFKEDARIRRDILHAASLYLTPPRSPIPRSEITTMPNESPVIRNMYSTGRPLSEYLSFFGKPNTNIQV comes from the exons ATGGCGAAGGCAATCACCCACGCCGATCTCACCCCGAGCCCCCATGGAGTTGAACTCGGCAGCAAAACCGGGGCCTTTCTCATGATTTTCTCTATACTCCTTAGTCTCTCGTGCTTCATCCTTTGTCTCATAGCCGAAGCCAACCGTTCAGAG ATGACATGGGTGAGTACTCTTGACGAGAAAATTCATGAATGTAAATATACGGGGAGTGGAAAAACAACTTTGATAACTGCGGGCGGGGCTTTCGTTGAGTTAGCGATAGCCGTGTCGATTCAACACGGCTATCTCATGGCAGCACTTAGCAAATCTACTTCCATTGATAGTGCGTCCGCGTGGGATCCAATTTCGACTTCGGCCAAGTCTCTTACATGGCAGGCTTGTTTCTTCTTCGTATCAACTTG GATTTCTTTTATTGTTGGAGAGATTTTGCTTTTGATAGGCATAAGCATCGAGTCTGACCACGTAAAGAATTGGACCGGGCCGAGGTTAAGATGTCTAACTGTCCGGCCCGGTCTATTTGCTACCGCGGGTATATTTGGTCTAACCACTGTTTTTCTAGCGGTTGGATTATACATAACGGCTCTTCGAGCTTTGACATTTTTTAAAGAAGACGCTAGAATTCGCCGCGATATTCTACATGCCGCCTCTCTCTATTTGACTCCTCCTCGATCACCGATTCCTCGGTCGGAAATCACAACCATGCCAAATGAGAGTCCGGTAATAAGAAATATGTATTCAACCGGAAGACCCTTATCcgaatatttatcattttttggaAAGCCCAACACAAATATTCAAGTTTAA
- the LOC124912875 gene encoding chorismate mutase-like produces MHHEEELEESCSDHISVENHASDVSTSYNHVPIRLPSHEHINVNVSDTEEDEEEDEQDIDDEGQTGRMVSILSSSSSPPETSYRLTRENSRRLFWDAFSRRNSIRRHRGDSIAAAAADGLGSHDRFLFDFDLSADSSDDDQGNRIHSSSIQRLQSQSEALSKRIHYGKFVAEAKCRASLEDYTSAIKAQDRKWLMDLLTYPMVEEAVKRRVEIKSKTHGQEVVINQGDELVSGSDPNYRIKPNLVGDLYGDWIMPLTSPNNNNNNMLLDYLLLMYYKSMP; encoded by the exons ATGCATCATGAGGAGGAGCTTGAAGAATCGTGTTCAGATCATATTTCTGTGGAAAATCATGCGAGCGATGTTTCGACAAGTTATAACCATGTTCCTATTCGTTTGCCTAGCCATGAACATATCAATGTTAATGTTTCGGATACAGAAGAGGATGAAGAGGAAGACGAACAAGACATTGATGATGAAGGACAGACGGGGAGAATGGTTAGTATTTTGTCGAGTTCTAGTAGTCCTCCTGAAACTAGTTACAGATTAACGAGGGAAAACAGTAGAAGGCTTTTCTGGGATGCTTTCTCTAGACGGAATTCTATAAGAAGGCATAGAGGAGATTCaattgctgctgctgctgcagaTGGTTTAGGATCTCATGATAGATTCCTCTTCGACTTTGATCTTAGTGCTGATTCTTCTGATGATGATCAGGGTAATAGAATTCACAGCTCTAGCATTCAACGTCTTCAATCACAATCTGAG GCCCTTTCGAAGAGAATTCACTATGGGAAATTTGTAGCAGAGGCTAAGTGTCGAGCTTCGCTCGAGGACTATACAAGTGCAATAAAAGCACAA GACCGAAAATGGCTGATGGATTTACTTACATATCCAATGGTTGAAGAAGCAGTGAAGAGAAGGGTGGAGATAAAATCGAAAACTCATGGTCAAGAAGTGGTGATTAATCAGGGAGATGAACTGGTTTCAGGTTCAGATCCGAATTACAGAATAAAACCAAACTTGGTTGGGGATTTGTATGGAGATTGGATCATGCCATTGACCTcccctaataataataataataatatgttattagATTACTTACTACTTATGTATTATAAATCAATGCCCTAA
- the LOC124912877 gene encoding pectinesterase-like has product MGNKKLAVGISMLMLSGMLIGVYVVYHKKNTSSPSLEDSNQKSASSKAVEAICKPTDYKETCQTTLSNAAGNITNPKDLIRIAFNVAIQQVGDALNNMTVLKDAEADPRTKIAYENCHQLLQDSEEDLRHTVHRFDTFDLENLDDYLADIKTWLSGALTFQGTCLDGFENTTGDASEKMKQLLKVSGELTRNGLAMVDEFSKSLTTLDINSFTGRKLLASDGMPAWVDAGKRRLLHASNISISFPTPAYNLTGTLTPNVVVAKDGSGDCKTITEALAKVPKKNKKPFVIFIKAGVYNEYVMVTKKMSNVVLLGEGPNMTRITGNKNVVDGTPTFNSATFTVQANHFFARGIGFENSAGAAKHQAVAVRVTSDMAMFYQCNFDGYQDTLYAHAHRQFYRECQISGTIDFIFGDASAVFQNCTMIVRKPLENQACMVTAQGRDERRENTGLVLQHCNIIPSPELKASIEPVMVYLGRPWKLFSRTIILNSNIDGIVAPQGWAPWAGSFGLETSFYAELGNTGAGASTSKRVTWGGIKKINALEASDFCASNFIRGNLWVKPTGLPYDSNI; this is encoded by the exons ATGGGTAATAAAAAGTTGGCTGTTGGCATCTCTATGCTCATGTTGTCCGGCATGCTCATCGGTGTATACGTCGTCTACCACAAGAAGAACACATCCTCGCCCTCGTTGGAAGACTCCAATCAAAAATCGGCGTCTTCCAAGGCTGTCGAGGCCATATGTAAACCCACCGATTACAAGGAGACGTGCCAAACCACATTGTCGAATGCAGCGGGTAACATCACAAATCCCAAAGACCTAATTAGGATTGCATTCAACGTTGCCATTCAACAAGTTGGAGACGCCTTGAATAACATGACCGTCCTCAAGGATGCCGAGGCTGATCCCCGTACCAAAATTGCCTATGAAAACTGCCACCAGCTTCTACAAGATTCCGAGGAGGATCTTCGTCATACGGTTCACAGGTTCGATACTTTTGACCTTGAGAACCTCGATGACTACCTTGCCGACATCAAGACATGGCTTAGTGGGGCTCTAACCTTCCAAGGTACATGCCTTGACGGTTTCGAGAACACCACTGGGGATGCAAGTGAGAAGATGAAACAACTTCTCAAGGTCTCAGGTGAGCTTACCAGGAACGGATTGGCCATGGTCGACGAGTTCTCAAAGAGTTTGACAACCCTAGATATCAACTCCTTCACCGGACGAAAACTTCTAGCATCAGACGGCATGCCTGCATGGGTTGACGCCGGAAAAAGAAGGTTGCTTCATGCATCCAATATTTCTATTTCCTTCCCCACCCCTGCATACAACCTTACCGGCACACTCACACCCAATGTGGTCGTGGCAAAAGATGGTTCCGGTGATTGCAAAACAATCACGGAAGCATTGGCTAAGGTGCCGAAGAAGAATAAGAAACCGTTTGTTATCTTCATCAAGGCCGGTGTTTACAATGAGTATGTCATGGTCACCAAGAAGATGAGCAATGTTGTGTTGTTGGGAGAGGGTCCTAACATGACGAGGATCACCGGAAACAAGAACGTCGTCGACGGAACCCCAACCTTCAATTCGGCTACCTTTA CTGTGCAAGCAAACCACTTCTTCGCCAGGGGAATCGGATTCGAAAACTCCGCCGGAGCTGCTAAGCATCAGGCGGTGGCAGTTCGTGTGACCAGCGACATGGCCATGTTCTACCAATGTAACTTCGACGGTTATCAAGACACCCTCTACGCGCACGCCCATCGTCAGTTCTACCGCGAGTGCCAAATCTCAGGAACCATCGACTTCATCTTCGGTGATGCCAGCGCTGTATTCCAAAACTGTACCATGATAGTGAGGAAGCCACTTGAAAACCAGGCTTGCATGGTAACAGCACAGGGTCGTGATGAGAGGCGTGAGAACACCGGTCTTGTCCTCCAACACTGCAATATCATCCCATCCCCGGAACTGAAGGCCTCGATTGAGCCCGTAATGGTCTATCTAGGTAGACCATGGAAGCTATTCTCTAGGACAATCATTCTTAATTCCAACATTGACGGAATTGTTGCACCTCAAGGATGGGCTCCATGGGCAGGCAGCTTTGGACTCGAAACAAGCTTCTACGCGGAGCTTGGGAATACTGGTGCAGGTGCTAGCACAAGCAAAAGGGTGACTTGGGGAGGAATCAAGAAGATAAATGCCCTAGAAGCTAGTGACTTTTGTGCAAGCAATTTCATTAGAGGAAATCTATGGGTTAAGCCAACCGGATTACCCTATGACTCAAACATATAA